A region from the Lolium perenne isolate Kyuss_39 chromosome 4, Kyuss_2.0, whole genome shotgun sequence genome encodes:
- the LOC127293234 gene encoding translocon at the outer membrane of chloroplasts 64 has product MASSTAANLWVLLGLGIAGVLLAAKRLKRPARPDSGAFVSRLELLPPPQPPPPQARHPLTDLCFAIADAFHVSSYITSFGSLEWAKTHDAATQTSLVVSTLVDGGAICVGKTVIDEMAYSIHGENKHFGTPTNPAASDRVPGGCSSGSAVAVGGGMVDFALGIDSIGGVRVPGGYCGVLAFRPSHAVISNSGVIPVAPSLDTIGWFARDPIVLRRVGHLLLKLSYTDIRLPRHFYIADDCFEISKIPARRLTQVVTKSVEKLYGRQVLSHVNIGNYLASRVPYLRNYSNGNKNGDSKFSSLQALSSAMQLLHKHEFRDQHNEWIKSAKSAVDASIVGNLSDDADSPIDTVQAARKDVRLALNTLLKDDGILVIPTTLGCPPKINARELSSTSYNAETLCLQSLSSMSGCCQVTIPVGAHDKCPISVSLIARHGGDRFLLDTTQAIYATIQEQVEMLAKSNASSKEAMNEEAAEAAKEKGNSAFKEKQWQKAINLYTEAIKLNGKVATYYSNRAAAFLELASYRQAETDCTSAIDIDPKIVKAYLRRGTAREMLGYYKDAVDDFSHALVLEPMNKTAGLSISRLKKLFP; this is encoded by the exons ATGGCGTCCTCCACGGCCGCCAACCTCTGGGTGCTGCTCGGCCTCGGCATCGCCGGCGTCCTCCTGGCGGCCAAGCGCCTCAAGCGCCCCGCGCGCCCGGACAGCGGCGCCTTCGTGTCGCGCCTCGAGCTCCTGCCGCCGCCCCAGCCCCCGCCGCCCCAGGCGCGCCACCCCCTCACCGACCTCTGCTTCGCCATAGCCGACGC ATTCCATGTCAGTAGTTACATAACAAGCTTCGGCAGCCTAGAATGGGCAAAGACACACGATGCAGCAACACAAACATCTCTAGTGGTTTCAACTCTTGTTGATGGTGGCGCTATTTGTGTCGGGAAAACTGTTATTGATGAGATGGCATATAG TATCCATGGTGAGAATAAGCATTTTGGTACACCAACAAATCCTGCAGCTTCTGATCGAGTACCTGGAGGATGCTCTAGTGGATCAGCTGTAGCTGTTGGTGGTGGCATGGTAGATTTTGCATTGG GTATTGATTCCATTGGAGGAGTAAGGGTACCAGGTGGCTATTGTGGCGTGCTAGCGTTCCGGCCTTCGCATGCTGTTATATCCAACAGTGGTGTTATTCCTGTCGCACCTAGCCTAGACACTATAG GCTGGTTTGCAAGGGATCCGATTGTACTGCGTCGAGTTGGTCATCTTCTTCTGAAATTATCTTATACTGATATCCGTCTACCTAGACATTTCTACATAGCAGATGATTGCTTTGAAATTTCAAAGATACCTGCAAGAAGGTTAACTCAGGTGGTAACAAAATCTGTGGAAAAGCTCTATGGAA GACAAGTCTTGAGTCATGTGAATATTGGAAATTATTTGGCTTCAAGAGTACCCTACCTGCGGAACTATTCAAATGGGAACAAGAATGGGGACTCAAAGTTTTCTTCCTTGCAAGCACTTTCTAGTGCCATGCAGTTGCTTCACAA ACATGAATTTAGAGATCAGCATAACGAGTGGATAAAGTCGGCTAAGTCTGCTGTTGATGCTTCCATAGTTGGTAATTTGTCTGATGATGCTGATTCGCCTATTGATACCGTCCAAGCTGCAAGGAAGGATGTGCGCTTAGCTCTCAACACACTCCTTAAG GATGATGGAATTCTGGTCATCCCAACTACTTTGGGTTGCCCTCCAAAAATTAATGCCAGGGAGCTCTCATCTACAAGCTACAATGCTGAGACATTATGCCTTCAATCTTTATCTAGTATGTCAGGGTGTTGTCAG GTTACCATTCCTGTCGGTGCACATGATAAATGTCCTATTTCAGTTTCCCTCATTGCAAGGCATGGCGGTGACCGCTTCTTGctggacaccactcaagccatttaTGCCACCATCCAAGAGCAAGTTGAGATGCTAGCGAAATCTAATGCTTCAAGTAAAGAGGCCATGAATGAAGAAGCTGCTGAAGCTGCTAAAGAGAAA GGTAACAGTGCATTTAAGGAGAAACAATGGCAAAAGGCAATAAATTTATATACTGAAGCGATCAAATTAAATGGCAAGGTAGCCACATACTACAGTAACAGAGCTGCGGCTTTTCTAGAATTAGCTAG TTACCGCCAAGCTGAGACAGATTGCACTAGTGCCATCGATATTGATCCAAAG ATTGTCAAAGCTTATTTGCGGAGAGGCACAGCAAGGGAGATGCTTGGATACTATAAGGATGCTGTTGACG ATTTTAGCCATGCCCTTGTCCTAGAACCAATGAACAAGACTGCTGGTTTATCCATTAGTAGATTAAAGAAGTTATTCCCGTAG